The Kozakia baliensis genome has a segment encoding these proteins:
- a CDS encoding AAA family ATPase, translating into MRGSDLRDAREKLRMSQIEFKEALNTALGRAYDKSRVSRWENDRESVPVDVRKAVNLMLEQRASDAKIIAFANQKGGVGKTTSAMNIASALRKNGARVLMIDLDPQASASDWLLGRQALSCHREGRSIYHALLKGRPLPDCIVESNVEASGTPLAFDIIPSHIDLSEADGRREPGFEHALAEALDQVRNNYDFIVIDAPPNLGLMTYMALVAADSVLIPVQTEPPDAMGVALLLDTVQKVQRRLNPHLRIAGILPTRYNGRQAVDREVLHHLIQYTADRAIVLEPVSDSAVFGNAAWGGTVAVDASPRAKAVGPYLRIANALALGQTPPLALLNLGEDTAGE; encoded by the coding sequence ATGCGCGGGAGCGATTTACGAGATGCTCGTGAGAAATTACGGATGTCTCAAATCGAGTTCAAGGAAGCTCTTAACACTGCTCTCGGGAGGGCTTATGATAAATCTAGGGTCAGCCGCTGGGAAAATGATCGAGAAAGCGTTCCGGTCGATGTGCGTAAAGCTGTAAATTTAATGCTCGAGCAGAGGGCAAGTGACGCAAAAATTATAGCTTTCGCCAACCAAAAGGGCGGTGTCGGCAAAACGACTAGCGCAATGAACATTGCCTCAGCGCTCCGAAAGAATGGTGCTCGAGTCCTTATGATTGATCTCGATCCCCAAGCCTCCGCATCCGACTGGCTTTTAGGACGTCAGGCCCTATCCTGCCATCGTGAGGGCCGATCAATATATCACGCTTTGCTTAAAGGAAGACCATTACCAGATTGTATCGTTGAAAGTAATGTCGAAGCGTCCGGAACACCACTCGCATTTGATATTATACCAAGCCACATTGATCTTTCCGAAGCTGATGGACGTCGTGAACCTGGCTTCGAACACGCATTGGCTGAAGCTTTAGATCAGGTGCGGAATAATTACGATTTTATCGTCATTGATGCCCCTCCAAATCTTGGACTAATGACATATATGGCACTAGTCGCCGCCGATTCTGTGCTAATCCCTGTCCAGACTGAGCCCCCCGATGCGATGGGCGTAGCATTACTGCTGGACACTGTGCAGAAGGTGCAGCGCCGGCTCAACCCACATCTTCGAATTGCTGGCATTCTACCTACCCGTTACAATGGGCGGCAAGCTGTTGACCGCGAAGTTTTGCATCATCTTATCCAATATACCGCAGATCGAGCGATCGTGCTTGAGCCTGTTTCAGATAGCGCGGTATTCGGCAACGCAGCTTGGGGCGGCACAGTGGCCGTCGACGCTTCGCCGCGAGCAAAAGCAGTAGGGCCCTATTTACGTATCGCCAACGCACTTGCCTTAGGACAAACGCCACCACTCGCACTCTTAAACCTTGGGGAGGACACAGCCGGTGAATAA
- a CDS encoding pentapeptide MXKDX repeat protein, with protein MFIRRFVIAAAFCSSFAFADIAVAQGTMSHDAMAPNAMTHNSMSKNAMSHNGKPHDAMRMHADKAHHDMKKNTMPKDTMGHDGMMAPAHEDNMSKPN; from the coding sequence ATGTTTATTCGTCGCTTCGTCATCGCAGCCGCTTTCTGTTCCAGCTTCGCATTCGCCGACATAGCCGTTGCGCAGGGCACCATGTCGCACGATGCGATGGCACCGAACGCTATGACGCACAACAGCATGTCCAAAAATGCCATGTCGCATAATGGTAAGCCTCACGACGCTATGCGGATGCACGCTGACAAGGCCCATCACGATATGAAGAAGAATACGATGCCCAAAGACACGATGGGGCATGACGGCATGATGGCGCCAGCGCATGAGGACAATATGTCTAAGCCCAACTAA
- a CDS encoding transposase produces the protein MAAPLVSDELWAIIESLLPVIPLRPKGGRPRLSDRSALTGILFVLLTGIPWEMQPREMGCGSGVTCWRRLRDWQTAGVWDKLHRALLTRLH, from the coding sequence ATGGCTGCACCTCTTGTCTCCGATGAACTCTGGGCGATTATTGAATCGCTTCTCCCTGTCATTCCTCTACGTCCCAAAGGCGGACGCCCCCGTCTTTCTGACCGGTCGGCATTGACGGGGATACTGTTCGTTCTCCTGACCGGCATTCCATGGGAGATGCAGCCGCGCGAGATGGGATGTGGCTCCGGAGTGACATGCTGGCGGCGACTGCGGGATTGGCAGACTGCTGGAGTTTGGGACAAGCTTCATCGGGCATTACTGACCCGCCTGCACTAG
- a CDS encoding IS5 family transposase, giving the protein MSKPKPTRYRTTNWSSYNAALKKRGSLTVWFDPSMNWEGRPTRRRGRRQSDSDAAIQTCLTLKVLFGFALRQTTEFVESLLPLAGLAWSVPDFSTLSRRQEVLTVDIAYRGSNGPLPLLIDSTGIKVEGEGEWHRRKHGGSKRRLWRKLPIGIDAGSLKIRAVEMTGNEIGDAPVLPALLEQIPEDEDIASVTADGAYDTRRSHETIASRSAQAVIPPRKNATPWRLTSPGAIARNDALQTCKHLGRANWRRWSGYHRRSRVETKMHCIQRLGQRLTARDFDRQLTVHIHVAILNRFTALGTPVTPAVA; this is encoded by the coding sequence ATGAGCAAGCCGAAGCCCACGCGATACCGCACGACGAACTGGTCCTCCTACAACGCAGCGCTGAAGAAGCGTGGATCTCTGACGGTGTGGTTTGACCCATCCATGAATTGGGAAGGTCGTCCGACAAGACGTCGGGGACGGCGGCAGAGTGACAGCGATGCTGCGATCCAGACCTGCCTGACGTTGAAAGTCCTGTTCGGTTTTGCGTTGCGGCAGACAACGGAGTTTGTTGAAAGTCTCCTGCCTCTGGCCGGACTTGCGTGGTCGGTGCCAGATTTCAGCACGCTGAGCCGCCGACAGGAAGTCCTGACGGTCGATATCGCGTATCGCGGTTCGAACGGTCCGCTCCCTCTTCTGATCGATAGCACCGGGATCAAGGTCGAAGGAGAAGGTGAATGGCACAGGCGCAAACATGGCGGTTCGAAACGTCGTCTCTGGCGTAAACTCCCTATCGGGATCGACGCAGGATCTCTGAAAATCAGGGCCGTAGAAATGACGGGAAACGAGATCGGTGATGCCCCGGTCCTGCCCGCCCTTTTGGAACAGATCCCTGAAGATGAGGACATCGCCAGCGTCACGGCCGATGGAGCGTATGATACGAGGCGATCCCATGAAACCATTGCCAGTCGCAGTGCTCAGGCTGTCATCCCTCCTCGAAAGAACGCAACACCATGGCGCCTCACATCACCGGGTGCCATCGCCCGAAATGACGCTCTACAGACTTGCAAGCATCTCGGACGGGCCAACTGGAGACGATGGAGCGGTTATCATCGACGAAGCCGCGTCGAGACGAAAATGCACTGCATCCAGCGACTGGGCCAGCGTCTGACAGCACGGGATTTCGACCGCCAACTCACGGTTCACATCCATGTCGCCATCCTCAATCGCTTCACAGCGCTCGGAACCCCCGTCACTCCTGCAGTCGCCTAG
- a CDS encoding phospholipase C has product MPPLSQRFLLACTLPLLGILPLFHVTTARAAEAQPTTPIHHLIIIYDENVSFDHYFATYPHAANPNGEPTFIPARNTPTVNTLEAAHLLAENPNAYPANGADAALPFRLDISQASTADQNHAYTPEQLAYHHGKADLFPRYTGRGTPGGVGAFSTRGQVMGYFDGNTVAALWRYAQRFAMSDAAYTDTYGPSTPGALEVSSGQTNGMRIKTTTQPPASAKIHSPYADDGAGGWTMINDIDPADDVCSTPKNQVWMSNRNVGDLLNAQNVSWGGFMGGFDLTRQNSNGTTGCGRSTYSTIVTQTVPDYIPHHNWFQYHTTTANPSHARPSSIAAIGHSTMTDGKTRDPANHQYDLEDFFAVSRAGTMPAVSFIKLPAYQDGHAGYSNPLDEQQGIVRVVNFVQSRPEWKDTAIIIAYDDSDGWYDHAFTPVAHASYDPEIDQLDGPGRCGKGSRPFGVAGRPVNGRCGPGTRIPFLVLSPWVRPNSINHTLITQSSITRFIEDNWLHGTRLGDGAFDADAPPMNGLFDFSHTPLLDPLYLEPKNGIVISEPTDQN; this is encoded by the coding sequence ATGCCGCCTCTTTCCCAACGTTTCCTCCTCGCCTGCACACTTCCCCTACTCGGCATTCTCCCCCTATTTCACGTAACAACGGCCCGTGCGGCAGAGGCCCAACCTACGACACCGATTCATCATCTCATTATCATCTATGATGAAAATGTTTCGTTCGATCATTATTTCGCCACCTATCCGCACGCAGCAAACCCGAATGGCGAACCGACTTTTATCCCAGCCAGAAATACTCCAACTGTCAACACGCTAGAAGCAGCCCATCTCCTGGCCGAAAACCCGAATGCATATCCTGCCAACGGCGCAGACGCAGCACTTCCTTTTCGTTTGGATATCAGTCAGGCCAGCACTGCCGACCAAAACCACGCATACACACCTGAACAGCTTGCCTACCATCACGGCAAGGCAGATCTATTCCCCCGCTACACCGGTCGCGGCACGCCTGGGGGCGTTGGCGCCTTTTCAACCCGTGGACAGGTCATGGGTTATTTCGATGGCAACACCGTTGCCGCACTCTGGCGTTACGCTCAGCGCTTCGCCATGAGCGATGCGGCCTACACCGACACATATGGCCCTTCCACTCCGGGTGCGCTCGAAGTCTCCTCTGGGCAGACCAACGGTATGCGTATCAAAACCACCACGCAGCCTCCTGCTTCCGCCAAGATCCATTCTCCTTATGCTGATGACGGCGCAGGTGGTTGGACCATGATCAACGACATCGATCCTGCTGACGATGTCTGTTCCACACCCAAAAATCAGGTGTGGATGAGCAATCGCAACGTTGGTGATCTGCTCAACGCACAAAATGTCTCATGGGGCGGCTTTATGGGCGGTTTCGATCTTACTCGACAAAACTCCAATGGCACTACCGGCTGCGGCCGCTCCACCTATTCGACGATCGTTACGCAAACAGTTCCAGACTATATTCCGCACCATAATTGGTTCCAATATCACACCACGACCGCCAACCCGTCCCACGCGCGACCCTCCTCAATCGCCGCCATTGGCCATAGCACGATGACTGATGGAAAAACGCGCGATCCTGCCAACCATCAGTACGATCTTGAGGATTTCTTTGCTGTATCGCGCGCCGGAACAATGCCTGCCGTTTCTTTCATCAAGCTTCCGGCTTATCAGGATGGCCACGCTGGCTACTCCAATCCTCTCGACGAACAACAGGGCATCGTTCGCGTCGTGAACTTTGTCCAGAGCCGTCCCGAGTGGAAAGATACTGCCATCATTATCGCTTATGATGATTCCGATGGTTGGTATGATCACGCTTTTACACCGGTAGCCCACGCATCTTATGATCCCGAGATCGATCAGCTTGACGGCCCTGGACGCTGTGGAAAAGGCTCACGGCCTTTTGGTGTAGCTGGCAGACCCGTCAATGGTCGCTGCGGCCCCGGAACGCGCATACCGTTTCTCGTTCTTTCACCTTGGGTGCGCCCCAATTCCATTAACCATACGCTAATTACCCAAAGTTCCATCACACGCTTCATTGAGGATAACTGGCTTCATGGCACACGGCTCGGCGACGGTGCGTTCGATGCCGACGCCCCCCCTATGAATGGCTTGTTCGATTTCAGCCACACGCCACTCCTCGACCCACTCTATCTGGAGCCGAAAAATGGTATCGTCATTTCTGAACCGACTGACCAGAACTAA
- a CDS encoding ParB/RepB/Spo0J family partition protein, translating to MNKFKRKGPSRLMESMQTRVEELQDRLVTNDTDLNHSFELDINRVEPDPDQARKVFTEEHIEELAQSLKEHGQLQPVLVRPDAKKRGCYIIVAGERRLRAAQRAGLTRLLAIEHTVEHDVASLVENLHREDLNPIEEANGISLLASRYKWTQRQLAKKLSRSASDINGMLAIAKLPADIKAAVLNSEQQPARNLLIELARLPDNVERNALLESALNGELPFSRLREVAARQREEKNPTTATYSRIRREAKVRPPTARTISRVALALMEMHPSEINEQRRKSLENLRDVLLRLLDESIEAS from the coding sequence GTGAATAAGTTTAAACGTAAAGGTCCATCCAGGCTTATGGAGTCAATGCAAACCCGAGTAGAGGAACTTCAAGATCGGCTTGTGACAAATGACACCGATCTTAATCATAGTTTCGAGCTTGATATCAATCGAGTCGAACCAGATCCTGATCAGGCTAGGAAAGTCTTTACTGAAGAACATATCGAAGAATTAGCACAAAGCCTTAAAGAACATGGGCAATTGCAGCCAGTACTCGTAAGACCCGACGCTAAAAAAAGAGGCTGCTATATAATCGTTGCTGGCGAGCGACGTTTGCGGGCGGCGCAACGTGCAGGTCTTACGAGATTGCTCGCTATAGAACACACAGTCGAACATGATGTAGCGTCTCTAGTCGAGAATCTTCATCGAGAAGACCTCAATCCAATCGAAGAAGCCAATGGAATTAGTCTGCTCGCTTCAAGGTATAAATGGACGCAGCGGCAGCTTGCAAAGAAGTTGAGCCGCAGCGCATCCGATATTAATGGCATGCTTGCGATTGCTAAACTCCCGGCCGATATAAAAGCTGCTGTTCTGAATTCAGAACAGCAGCCCGCTCGAAATCTGCTGATCGAGTTGGCCCGTCTTCCAGATAACGTGGAACGTAATGCTTTATTGGAATCTGCATTAAATGGAGAACTACCTTTTTCGCGTTTGAGAGAAGTTGCCGCACGACAACGAGAAGAAAAAAACCCTACTACGGCGACCTATTCACGAATACGGCGTGAGGCAAAAGTGAGGCCACCAACGGCTCGCACTATCTCGCGTGTTGCTCTGGCGTTGATGGAGATGCATCCATCGGAAATTAACGAGCAAAGACGGAAATCTTTGGAAAATTTGAGGGACGTGCTTCTTCGCTTGCTGGATGAAAGCATCGAAGCCTCATAA
- a CDS encoding transposase codes for MQFVFSDTAWSVLETLIEEVYPNGKTPVQNLRRRPSAVFWHHQNGAKWRAPASEFGPWWVADQLFIRWLKLGVWQHFFGKVEVWIRHRVWFSLMARRAVSITRRPGPP; via the coding sequence ATGCAGTTTGTTTTTTCTGATACCGCCTGGTCTGTCTTGGAGACTTTGATTGAGGAAGTCTATCCGAATGGCAAGACCCCGGTGCAGAACCTTCGACGAAGGCCTTCCGCGGTTTTCTGGCACCATCAGAACGGCGCGAAATGGCGTGCCCCGGCATCTGAGTTTGGTCCATGGTGGGTTGCCGACCAGTTGTTCATTCGATGGTTAAAGCTTGGTGTGTGGCAGCACTTCTTTGGAAAGGTAGAGGTTTGGATCCGGCACAGGGTATGGTTTTCCTTGATGGCACGACGAGCCGTGTCCATCACAAGGCGGCCGGGGCCGCCATAG
- a CDS encoding IS110 family RNA-guided transposase: MTRPNPTPTTAVLVAIDVAKSRNEVLIEVPGNRRRRRLTVANTRTEHDRFIAELQALAPRPVIVGFEPTGHYHRPLAWRLVQAGFDARLISSVALARTREALHNGWDKNDPKDAQVILHMLQIGAAKPYHDPLANEINNIQELSVTHEVISRAKTEVQHRILTHYLPLYFPEIERFKGNTRSDWFFALLEQFPVPAAITALSKEAFVAAAWSVVGRKVSKSRLLGDIWETAHRSIALPVSPDAPAIEMFRVVLGEARRLIAQRDAIEEAAIDLLGDHSDFQRLQQVPGIGPIHALTILAEAGDLRRFRHHRQFLKFCGLDLSTYQSGQYRGKTKLSKRGNARLRRTLWMAAQVAIRQRENSFRDKFDRYVARDRHDPDLRRKAFTAITAKMGRVVHAIIKRGDDYRPFVEGPVPGGGTPLYWCHEGASATL, encoded by the coding sequence GTGACCAGACCCAACCCTACACCGACAACAGCTGTTCTCGTCGCTATCGATGTTGCCAAATCACGCAATGAAGTCTTGATTGAGGTGCCCGGTAATCGACGGCGTCGACGCCTGACTGTGGCCAACACGCGCACAGAACATGACCGTTTCATTGCAGAACTGCAGGCCCTGGCACCGCGGCCGGTCATTGTTGGCTTCGAACCGACCGGACATTATCATCGTCCGCTGGCCTGGCGCCTCGTGCAGGCCGGGTTTGATGCACGCCTGATTTCTTCGGTCGCTCTGGCCCGCACGCGAGAGGCGCTGCACAACGGCTGGGACAAGAATGACCCCAAGGATGCACAGGTCATCCTGCACATGCTCCAGATTGGCGCAGCCAAACCATATCATGATCCTCTTGCCAACGAGATCAACAACATTCAGGAATTGTCCGTTACCCATGAAGTGATTTCCCGTGCCAAAACCGAGGTCCAGCACCGGATCCTTACCCACTATCTGCCTCTCTATTTTCCGGAAATTGAGCGCTTCAAGGGCAACACGCGCAGCGACTGGTTCTTTGCCCTCCTTGAGCAATTTCCTGTTCCAGCTGCTATTACCGCGCTCAGCAAGGAGGCGTTTGTTGCTGCCGCCTGGAGTGTTGTTGGGCGCAAGGTCAGTAAATCTCGTCTTCTGGGTGATATCTGGGAAACAGCTCATAGATCGATTGCGCTGCCTGTTTCTCCGGATGCCCCAGCGATCGAGATGTTCCGGGTCGTCCTAGGCGAGGCGCGAAGGCTGATCGCGCAACGTGATGCGATCGAGGAAGCTGCGATTGACCTACTCGGCGATCACAGCGACTTTCAACGCTTGCAGCAGGTGCCGGGGATCGGGCCAATCCATGCCCTGACGATTCTTGCCGAGGCAGGCGACCTGCGGCGATTTCGTCATCACCGGCAATTTCTGAAATTCTGTGGTCTTGACCTGTCAACCTATCAGTCAGGCCAATATCGCGGCAAAACCAAGCTGTCCAAACGCGGCAACGCGCGTCTGCGACGGACACTGTGGATGGCGGCACAGGTCGCCATTCGCCAGCGTGAGAACAGCTTCCGTGACAAGTTCGACCGCTATGTGGCCAGGGACCGGCATGATCCGGACCTGCGCCGCAAGGCGTTCACAGCCATCACCGCAAAGATGGGGCGCGTTGTGCACGCGATCATCAAACGCGGTGACGATTACCGGCCTTTCGTCGAAGGGCCGGTGCCAGGTGGAGGAACCCCTCTCTATTGGTGCCATGAGGGCGCATCTGCGACCCTGTAG
- a CDS encoding molybdopterin-dependent oxidoreductase, with amino-acid sequence MNRMKFDPTALSPELRRVERRLMLKGALSLGGLSMLSGCALDDEPGVERALARMMNFTDRIQAMLFSRHRLAREFDAAQITRPFPFNAYYAEDDVRTVDPAGWRLEVAGLVADRRPWSLAAFRTLPQKRQITRHICVEGWSAIGCWSGVPLSIFLQHIGADMNAKYVNFRCFDDYSTSIDMATALHPQTIMTLDFDDATLPPAYGAPMKVRIPTKLGYKNPKYLAAIEVTNRFPGGYWEDQGYDWFGGS; translated from the coding sequence ATGAACCGCATGAAATTCGATCCTACGGCGCTTTCACCCGAATTGCGTCGTGTAGAGCGCCGATTGATGTTGAAGGGAGCCTTGTCGCTAGGTGGCCTTTCGATGCTGTCTGGCTGTGCTTTGGATGACGAACCTGGGGTTGAACGCGCTCTCGCGCGTATGATGAACTTTACCGACCGCATTCAGGCGATGTTGTTCAGCCGTCATCGTCTCGCTCGCGAGTTCGATGCCGCGCAAATCACGCGTCCCTTTCCCTTCAATGCTTATTATGCTGAGGATGATGTTCGCACGGTCGATCCCGCAGGGTGGCGTCTCGAGGTTGCAGGCTTGGTCGCGGATAGACGTCCTTGGTCGTTGGCGGCGTTCCGTACCTTGCCGCAGAAGCGCCAGATCACGCGGCATATCTGTGTGGAGGGTTGGAGTGCGATTGGCTGTTGGTCCGGCGTGCCCTTATCGATCTTCCTGCAACATATCGGTGCGGATATGAACGCGAAATACGTAAATTTTCGCTGCTTCGACGATTATTCGACCAGCATCGATATGGCGACAGCCCTGCATCCACAAACCATCATGACGCTGGATTTCGACGATGCCACATTGCCGCCTGCTTATGGCGCACCGATGAAAGTCCGGATACCGACGAAACTCGGCTACAAAAACCCCAAATATCTCGCCGCCATCGAAGTCACAAACCGCTTCCCGGGTGGGTATTGGGAAGACCAAGGCTATGATTGGTTCGGCGGCTCATAA